Proteins from a single region of Amblyomma americanum isolate KBUSLIRL-KWMA chromosome 10, ASM5285725v1, whole genome shotgun sequence:
- the LOC144106258 gene encoding cytochrome P450 3A6-like isoform X4 yields the protein MIQACLHFRMSKSAPTLQVMGEWIWKYGKIFGFYLAEKPYMVITDVDVIREIFIKDSRAFLDRPSYALDVEPMRSSLFFLTGMEWRSVRSVMNLGFTVPKVKLYSSLVTSCADVFVELLAEVCRKPKAVEMYQLTQGLALDIITKAALALEIDCQRSTKDPMLKWMRKVFEQADKTALEGSFAFPALRHILLLLYPFTSFARCMKKMMDDVNKVTELRRTGKRPRSDDMIQMLLDAQTAAKNGSCVSGQKLKALNQRHVSSNAVVLLIAGFDTTAAALAFLFHLMARHPEEQENILHELEERFPGVNELSFEQLHELERLDMVVKEAFRLYPPVPHMVARKCTRDTTVLGHFIPAGVNIIAPAFYVHRDAELWREPEEFIPERFSEEASMKRHPAAYFPFGLGQRACLGKRLALLSIKTTLVKTLRNYKLEICEQSQDPLILEVPSLVANPKGGVHLSLRPRNI from the exons ATGATACAGG CTTGCCTTCATTTCAGAATGTCGAAATCGGCGCCAACTTTGCAGGTGATGGGAGAATGGATTTGGAAGTATGGCAAAATCTTTGGGTTCTACCTGGCCGAAAAGCCTTACATGGTGATCACAGACGTTGATGTGATCAGAGAGATCTTCATCAAGGACAGCCGCGCCTTCCTGGACAGGCCGTCTTACGCCCTCGATGTGGAGCCGATGAGAAGCTCTCTCTTTTTCCTCACAG GCATGGAATGGAGAAGTGTGCGCTCAGTCATGAACCTAGGTTTCACAGTCCCTAAAGTGAAGCTCTACTCCAGTCTTGTGACCAGTTGTGCAGATGTCTTCGTCGAACTGCTCGCGGAAGTCTGCCGCAAACCAAAAGCTGTCGAAATGTACCAGCTGACCCAGGGTTTGGCACTGGACATCATCACCAAAGCAGCCCTCGCCTTGGAG ATTGACTGCCAGAGATCGACTAAAGATCCGATGCTGAAGTGGATGCGAAAGGTCTTCGAGCAGGCCGACAAGACTGCCCTTGAAGGCTCCTTTGCGTTTCCTGCTCTGCGTCACATACTTCTCCTTTTGTATCCATTCACGTCCTTCGCTCGCTGCATGAAGAAAATGATGGATGACGTAAACAAAGTCACCGAGCTCCGCCGCACTGGAAAGCGGCCTCGAAGCGACGACATGATACAGATGTTGTTGGACGCCCAGACCGCAGCCAAGAATGGCTCGTGTGTTTCTGGTCAAAAGTTGAAGGCTCTCAATCAGCGCCACGTCAGTTCGAACGCCGTGGTCCTCCTCATAGCGGGCTTCGACACTACTGCCGCAGCACTCGCGTTCCTATTCCACTTGATGGCCAGACACCCAGAAGAACAGGAGAACATCCTGCACGAGTTGGAAGAGCGCTTCCCGGGCGTAAATGAGCTGTCCTTTGAGCAGTTGCACGAGCTTGAGAGATTGGATATGGTGGTAAAAGAAGCCTTCCGTCTGTACCCGCCGGTTCCCCACATGGTGGCCAGAAAATGCACGCGGGACACGACGGTCCTCGGCCACTTCATTCCCGCTGGCGTCAACATCATTGCTCCGGCCTTTTATGTGCACCGTGATGCCGAGCTGTGGCGCGAGCCCGAAGAATTCATCCCGGAACGCTTCTCGGAAGAAGCGTCGATGAAGAGGCACCCTGCCGCCTACTTCCCTTTCGGCTTGGGTCAAAGGGCCTGTCTCGGCAAACGGTTGGCCCTGCTCAGTATCAAGACCACTCTGGTGAAAACGCTGCGCAATTACAAACTTGAAATATGCGAACAATCGCAGGATCCTTTGATTCTGGAAGTGCCAAGCTTGGTGGCAAACCCGAAGGGTGGCGTGCACCTTAGCCTAAGACCGAGGAATATTTGA
- the LOC144106258 gene encoding cytochrome P450 3A6-like isoform X3 yields the protein MGGAAQKAARTLLTSWIPRAATRPHLGQLEAAAEGPHNACLHFRMSKSAPTLQVMGEWIWKYGKIFGFYLAEKPYMVITDVDVIREIFIKDSRAFLDRPSYALDVEPMRSSLFFLTGMEWRSVRSVMNLGFTVPKVKLYSSLVTSCADVFVELLAEVCRKPKAVEMYQLTQGLALDIITKAALALEIDCQRSTKDPMLKWMRKVFEQADKTALEGSFAFPALRHILLLLYPFTSFARCMKKMMDDVNKVTELRRTGKRPRSDDMIQMLLDAQTAAKNGSCVSGQKLKALNQRHVSSNAVVLLIAGFDTTAAALAFLFHLMARHPEEQENILHELEERFPGVNELSFEQLHELERLDMVVKEAFRLYPPVPHMVARKCTRDTTVLGHFIPAGVNIIAPAFYVHRDAELWREPEEFIPERFSEEASMKRHPAAYFPFGLGQRACLGKRLALLSIKTTLVKTLRNYKLEICEQSQDPLILEVPSLVANPKGGVHLSLRPRNI from the exons ATGGGTGGCGCGGCGCAAAAGGCAGCACGGACTCTTCTCACGTCTTGGATACCCAGGGCCGCCACCAGACCTCATCTGGGGCAGCTGGAAGCAGCTGCAGAGGGACCGCATAACG CTTGCCTTCATTTCAGAATGTCGAAATCGGCGCCAACTTTGCAGGTGATGGGAGAATGGATTTGGAAGTATGGCAAAATCTTTGGGTTCTACCTGGCCGAAAAGCCTTACATGGTGATCACAGACGTTGATGTGATCAGAGAGATCTTCATCAAGGACAGCCGCGCCTTCCTGGACAGGCCGTCTTACGCCCTCGATGTGGAGCCGATGAGAAGCTCTCTCTTTTTCCTCACAG GCATGGAATGGAGAAGTGTGCGCTCAGTCATGAACCTAGGTTTCACAGTCCCTAAAGTGAAGCTCTACTCCAGTCTTGTGACCAGTTGTGCAGATGTCTTCGTCGAACTGCTCGCGGAAGTCTGCCGCAAACCAAAAGCTGTCGAAATGTACCAGCTGACCCAGGGTTTGGCACTGGACATCATCACCAAAGCAGCCCTCGCCTTGGAG ATTGACTGCCAGAGATCGACTAAAGATCCGATGCTGAAGTGGATGCGAAAGGTCTTCGAGCAGGCCGACAAGACTGCCCTTGAAGGCTCCTTTGCGTTTCCTGCTCTGCGTCACATACTTCTCCTTTTGTATCCATTCACGTCCTTCGCTCGCTGCATGAAGAAAATGATGGATGACGTAAACAAAGTCACCGAGCTCCGCCGCACTGGAAAGCGGCCTCGAAGCGACGACATGATACAGATGTTGTTGGACGCCCAGACCGCAGCCAAGAATGGCTCGTGTGTTTCTGGTCAAAAGTTGAAGGCTCTCAATCAGCGCCACGTCAGTTCGAACGCCGTGGTCCTCCTCATAGCGGGCTTCGACACTACTGCCGCAGCACTCGCGTTCCTATTCCACTTGATGGCCAGACACCCAGAAGAACAGGAGAACATCCTGCACGAGTTGGAAGAGCGCTTCCCGGGCGTAAATGAGCTGTCCTTTGAGCAGTTGCACGAGCTTGAGAGATTGGATATGGTGGTAAAAGAAGCCTTCCGTCTGTACCCGCCGGTTCCCCACATGGTGGCCAGAAAATGCACGCGGGACACGACGGTCCTCGGCCACTTCATTCCCGCTGGCGTCAACATCATTGCTCCGGCCTTTTATGTGCACCGTGATGCCGAGCTGTGGCGCGAGCCCGAAGAATTCATCCCGGAACGCTTCTCGGAAGAAGCGTCGATGAAGAGGCACCCTGCCGCCTACTTCCCTTTCGGCTTGGGTCAAAGGGCCTGTCTCGGCAAACGGTTGGCCCTGCTCAGTATCAAGACCACTCTGGTGAAAACGCTGCGCAATTACAAACTTGAAATATGCGAACAATCGCAGGATCCTTTGATTCTGGAAGTGCCAAGCTTGGTGGCAAACCCGAAGGGTGGCGTGCACCTTAGCCTAAGACCGAGGAATATTTGA
- the LOC144106258 gene encoding cytochrome P450 3A6-like isoform X2, which yields MTGLWEVVNTASVVAVVAATLAWVARRKRQHGLFSRLGYPGPPPDLIWGSWKQLQRDRITVMGEWIWKYGKIFGFYLAEKPYMVITDVDVIREIFIKDSRAFLDRPSYALDVEPMRSSLFFLTGMEWRSVRSVMNLGFTVPKVKLYSSLVTSCADVFVELLAEVCRKPKAVEMYQLTQGLALDIITKAALALEIDCQRSTKDPMLKWMRKVFEQADKTALEGSFAFPALRHILLLLYPFTSFARCMKKMMDDVNKVTELRRTGKRPRSDDMIQMLLDAQTAAKNGSCVSGQKLKALNQRHVSSNAVVLLIAGFDTTAAALAFLFHLMARHPEEQENILHELEERFPGVNELSFEQLHELERLDMVVKEAFRLYPPVPHMVARKCTRDTTVLGHFIPAGVNIIAPAFYVHRDAELWREPEEFIPERFSEEASMKRHPAAYFPFGLGQRACLGKRLALLSIKTTLVKTLRNYKLEICEQSQDPLILEVPSLVANPKGGVHLSLRPRNI from the exons ATGACTGGTTTATGGGAGGTGGTGAACACCGCCTCAGTGGTTGCGGTAGTGGCCGCGACCTTGGCATGGGTGGCGCGGCGCAAAAGGCAGCACGGACTCTTCTCACGTCTTGGATACCCAGGGCCGCCACCAGACCTCATCTGGGGCAGCTGGAAGCAGCTGCAGAGGGACCGCATAACG GTGATGGGAGAATGGATTTGGAAGTATGGCAAAATCTTTGGGTTCTACCTGGCCGAAAAGCCTTACATGGTGATCACAGACGTTGATGTGATCAGAGAGATCTTCATCAAGGACAGCCGCGCCTTCCTGGACAGGCCGTCTTACGCCCTCGATGTGGAGCCGATGAGAAGCTCTCTCTTTTTCCTCACAG GCATGGAATGGAGAAGTGTGCGCTCAGTCATGAACCTAGGTTTCACAGTCCCTAAAGTGAAGCTCTACTCCAGTCTTGTGACCAGTTGTGCAGATGTCTTCGTCGAACTGCTCGCGGAAGTCTGCCGCAAACCAAAAGCTGTCGAAATGTACCAGCTGACCCAGGGTTTGGCACTGGACATCATCACCAAAGCAGCCCTCGCCTTGGAG ATTGACTGCCAGAGATCGACTAAAGATCCGATGCTGAAGTGGATGCGAAAGGTCTTCGAGCAGGCCGACAAGACTGCCCTTGAAGGCTCCTTTGCGTTTCCTGCTCTGCGTCACATACTTCTCCTTTTGTATCCATTCACGTCCTTCGCTCGCTGCATGAAGAAAATGATGGATGACGTAAACAAAGTCACCGAGCTCCGCCGCACTGGAAAGCGGCCTCGAAGCGACGACATGATACAGATGTTGTTGGACGCCCAGACCGCAGCCAAGAATGGCTCGTGTGTTTCTGGTCAAAAGTTGAAGGCTCTCAATCAGCGCCACGTCAGTTCGAACGCCGTGGTCCTCCTCATAGCGGGCTTCGACACTACTGCCGCAGCACTCGCGTTCCTATTCCACTTGATGGCCAGACACCCAGAAGAACAGGAGAACATCCTGCACGAGTTGGAAGAGCGCTTCCCGGGCGTAAATGAGCTGTCCTTTGAGCAGTTGCACGAGCTTGAGAGATTGGATATGGTGGTAAAAGAAGCCTTCCGTCTGTACCCGCCGGTTCCCCACATGGTGGCCAGAAAATGCACGCGGGACACGACGGTCCTCGGCCACTTCATTCCCGCTGGCGTCAACATCATTGCTCCGGCCTTTTATGTGCACCGTGATGCCGAGCTGTGGCGCGAGCCCGAAGAATTCATCCCGGAACGCTTCTCGGAAGAAGCGTCGATGAAGAGGCACCCTGCCGCCTACTTCCCTTTCGGCTTGGGTCAAAGGGCCTGTCTCGGCAAACGGTTGGCCCTGCTCAGTATCAAGACCACTCTGGTGAAAACGCTGCGCAATTACAAACTTGAAATATGCGAACAATCGCAGGATCCTTTGATTCTGGAAGTGCCAAGCTTGGTGGCAAACCCGAAGGGTGGCGTGCACCTTAGCCTAAGACCGAGGAATATTTGA
- the LOC144106258 gene encoding cytochrome P450 3A6-like isoform X5, with protein sequence MGEWIWKYGKIFGFYLAEKPYMVITDVDVIREIFIKDSRAFLDRPSYALDVEPMRSSLFFLTGMEWRSVRSVMNLGFTVPKVKLYSSLVTSCADVFVELLAEVCRKPKAVEMYQLTQGLALDIITKAALALEIDCQRSTKDPMLKWMRKVFEQADKTALEGSFAFPALRHILLLLYPFTSFARCMKKMMDDVNKVTELRRTGKRPRSDDMIQMLLDAQTAAKNGSCVSGQKLKALNQRHVSSNAVVLLIAGFDTTAAALAFLFHLMARHPEEQENILHELEERFPGVNELSFEQLHELERLDMVVKEAFRLYPPVPHMVARKCTRDTTVLGHFIPAGVNIIAPAFYVHRDAELWREPEEFIPERFSEEASMKRHPAAYFPFGLGQRACLGKRLALLSIKTTLVKTLRNYKLEICEQSQDPLILEVPSLVANPKGGVHLSLRPRNI encoded by the exons ATGGGAGAATGGATTTGGAAGTATGGCAAAATCTTTGGGTTCTACCTGGCCGAAAAGCCTTACATGGTGATCACAGACGTTGATGTGATCAGAGAGATCTTCATCAAGGACAGCCGCGCCTTCCTGGACAGGCCGTCTTACGCCCTCGATGTGGAGCCGATGAGAAGCTCTCTCTTTTTCCTCACAG GCATGGAATGGAGAAGTGTGCGCTCAGTCATGAACCTAGGTTTCACAGTCCCTAAAGTGAAGCTCTACTCCAGTCTTGTGACCAGTTGTGCAGATGTCTTCGTCGAACTGCTCGCGGAAGTCTGCCGCAAACCAAAAGCTGTCGAAATGTACCAGCTGACCCAGGGTTTGGCACTGGACATCATCACCAAAGCAGCCCTCGCCTTGGAG ATTGACTGCCAGAGATCGACTAAAGATCCGATGCTGAAGTGGATGCGAAAGGTCTTCGAGCAGGCCGACAAGACTGCCCTTGAAGGCTCCTTTGCGTTTCCTGCTCTGCGTCACATACTTCTCCTTTTGTATCCATTCACGTCCTTCGCTCGCTGCATGAAGAAAATGATGGATGACGTAAACAAAGTCACCGAGCTCCGCCGCACTGGAAAGCGGCCTCGAAGCGACGACATGATACAGATGTTGTTGGACGCCCAGACCGCAGCCAAGAATGGCTCGTGTGTTTCTGGTCAAAAGTTGAAGGCTCTCAATCAGCGCCACGTCAGTTCGAACGCCGTGGTCCTCCTCATAGCGGGCTTCGACACTACTGCCGCAGCACTCGCGTTCCTATTCCACTTGATGGCCAGACACCCAGAAGAACAGGAGAACATCCTGCACGAGTTGGAAGAGCGCTTCCCGGGCGTAAATGAGCTGTCCTTTGAGCAGTTGCACGAGCTTGAGAGATTGGATATGGTGGTAAAAGAAGCCTTCCGTCTGTACCCGCCGGTTCCCCACATGGTGGCCAGAAAATGCACGCGGGACACGACGGTCCTCGGCCACTTCATTCCCGCTGGCGTCAACATCATTGCTCCGGCCTTTTATGTGCACCGTGATGCCGAGCTGTGGCGCGAGCCCGAAGAATTCATCCCGGAACGCTTCTCGGAAGAAGCGTCGATGAAGAGGCACCCTGCCGCCTACTTCCCTTTCGGCTTGGGTCAAAGGGCCTGTCTCGGCAAACGGTTGGCCCTGCTCAGTATCAAGACCACTCTGGTGAAAACGCTGCGCAATTACAAACTTGAAATATGCGAACAATCGCAGGATCCTTTGATTCTGGAAGTGCCAAGCTTGGTGGCAAACCCGAAGGGTGGCGTGCACCTTAGCCTAAGACCGAGGAATATTTGA
- the LOC144106258 gene encoding cytochrome P450 3A6-like isoform X1: MIQGYNRLAMTGLWEVVNTASVVAVVAATLAWVARRKRQHGLFSRLGYPGPPPDLIWGSWKQLQRDRITVMGEWIWKYGKIFGFYLAEKPYMVITDVDVIREIFIKDSRAFLDRPSYALDVEPMRSSLFFLTGMEWRSVRSVMNLGFTVPKVKLYSSLVTSCADVFVELLAEVCRKPKAVEMYQLTQGLALDIITKAALALEIDCQRSTKDPMLKWMRKVFEQADKTALEGSFAFPALRHILLLLYPFTSFARCMKKMMDDVNKVTELRRTGKRPRSDDMIQMLLDAQTAAKNGSCVSGQKLKALNQRHVSSNAVVLLIAGFDTTAAALAFLFHLMARHPEEQENILHELEERFPGVNELSFEQLHELERLDMVVKEAFRLYPPVPHMVARKCTRDTTVLGHFIPAGVNIIAPAFYVHRDAELWREPEEFIPERFSEEASMKRHPAAYFPFGLGQRACLGKRLALLSIKTTLVKTLRNYKLEICEQSQDPLILEVPSLVANPKGGVHLSLRPRNI; the protein is encoded by the exons ATGATACAGG GGTATAACCGACTGGCGATGACTGGTTTATGGGAGGTGGTGAACACCGCCTCAGTGGTTGCGGTAGTGGCCGCGACCTTGGCATGGGTGGCGCGGCGCAAAAGGCAGCACGGACTCTTCTCACGTCTTGGATACCCAGGGCCGCCACCAGACCTCATCTGGGGCAGCTGGAAGCAGCTGCAGAGGGACCGCATAACG GTGATGGGAGAATGGATTTGGAAGTATGGCAAAATCTTTGGGTTCTACCTGGCCGAAAAGCCTTACATGGTGATCACAGACGTTGATGTGATCAGAGAGATCTTCATCAAGGACAGCCGCGCCTTCCTGGACAGGCCGTCTTACGCCCTCGATGTGGAGCCGATGAGAAGCTCTCTCTTTTTCCTCACAG GCATGGAATGGAGAAGTGTGCGCTCAGTCATGAACCTAGGTTTCACAGTCCCTAAAGTGAAGCTCTACTCCAGTCTTGTGACCAGTTGTGCAGATGTCTTCGTCGAACTGCTCGCGGAAGTCTGCCGCAAACCAAAAGCTGTCGAAATGTACCAGCTGACCCAGGGTTTGGCACTGGACATCATCACCAAAGCAGCCCTCGCCTTGGAG ATTGACTGCCAGAGATCGACTAAAGATCCGATGCTGAAGTGGATGCGAAAGGTCTTCGAGCAGGCCGACAAGACTGCCCTTGAAGGCTCCTTTGCGTTTCCTGCTCTGCGTCACATACTTCTCCTTTTGTATCCATTCACGTCCTTCGCTCGCTGCATGAAGAAAATGATGGATGACGTAAACAAAGTCACCGAGCTCCGCCGCACTGGAAAGCGGCCTCGAAGCGACGACATGATACAGATGTTGTTGGACGCCCAGACCGCAGCCAAGAATGGCTCGTGTGTTTCTGGTCAAAAGTTGAAGGCTCTCAATCAGCGCCACGTCAGTTCGAACGCCGTGGTCCTCCTCATAGCGGGCTTCGACACTACTGCCGCAGCACTCGCGTTCCTATTCCACTTGATGGCCAGACACCCAGAAGAACAGGAGAACATCCTGCACGAGTTGGAAGAGCGCTTCCCGGGCGTAAATGAGCTGTCCTTTGAGCAGTTGCACGAGCTTGAGAGATTGGATATGGTGGTAAAAGAAGCCTTCCGTCTGTACCCGCCGGTTCCCCACATGGTGGCCAGAAAATGCACGCGGGACACGACGGTCCTCGGCCACTTCATTCCCGCTGGCGTCAACATCATTGCTCCGGCCTTTTATGTGCACCGTGATGCCGAGCTGTGGCGCGAGCCCGAAGAATTCATCCCGGAACGCTTCTCGGAAGAAGCGTCGATGAAGAGGCACCCTGCCGCCTACTTCCCTTTCGGCTTGGGTCAAAGGGCCTGTCTCGGCAAACGGTTGGCCCTGCTCAGTATCAAGACCACTCTGGTGAAAACGCTGCGCAATTACAAACTTGAAATATGCGAACAATCGCAGGATCCTTTGATTCTGGAAGTGCCAAGCTTGGTGGCAAACCCGAAGGGTGGCGTGCACCTTAGCCTAAGACCGAGGAATATTTGA